Proteins from a genomic interval of Desulfovibrio desulfuricans:
- a CDS encoding glycosyltransferase family 4 protein produces the protein MDALPVVAYVLLWFPLSSETFIFREVVQLMARGLPVRAYTMYGKSLSGCSEEMRKFTGPVERMGVGGTVRILRAFIRALSRNPLKVWGLMRKGFFHRMRNMESLGENLWCFMAGFLLAELCVRDGVKLIHSPWANGPATASWVASRLTGIPFAFTGRAGDIYPEDGLLREKSADALFIRTNNHANVSWLRKFCPAGQEYKVHAIYNSLTFTPKGQCAVSMRPPYRLLAVGRFARTKGFPDLLSAMARLQRENVPVSLTLVGNGRWRLKLMGMRDRLGLKNIVHMPGFIPHDQICGYMLDHDMLIMPSVVHSNGDRDGIPNVIMEALSHRMPVIATDVCGISEVIINGETGLLTPQRNPRALADAVRHMVEDREHASRMAEAGRARVEKMFDRENNITALLRLYVDESRHYWSHSGGQTGSSAEDDIPAAMKAGAAGHA, from the coding sequence ATGGACGCCTTGCCGGTTGTTGCCTATGTTCTGCTTTGGTTTCCCCTCTCCTCCGAAACGTTCATCTTTCGCGAGGTTGTGCAGCTTATGGCGCGGGGATTGCCTGTGCGCGCCTATACCATGTATGGTAAAAGCCTGAGCGGCTGTAGCGAAGAAATGCGCAAGTTTACCGGGCCAGTGGAACGCATGGGCGTTGGCGGCACAGTGCGCATTCTCCGGGCTTTCATACGTGCGCTTTCACGCAATCCGCTCAAGGTCTGGGGCCTCATGCGCAAGGGGTTTTTCCATCGCATGCGCAACATGGAGTCCCTGGGTGAAAATCTGTGGTGCTTCATGGCCGGCTTTTTGCTCGCCGAGTTGTGCGTGAGGGACGGCGTCAAGCTTATCCACTCCCCGTGGGCCAACGGCCCGGCAACGGCGTCATGGGTGGCTTCGCGCCTCACGGGCATTCCCTTTGCCTTTACGGGCCGCGCTGGCGACATCTACCCAGAGGACGGCCTGCTGCGGGAAAAATCCGCCGATGCGCTCTTCATCCGCACCAACAACCACGCCAATGTGAGCTGGCTGCGCAAGTTCTGCCCTGCCGGGCAGGAATATAAGGTGCACGCCATTTACAACAGCCTTACATTTACCCCCAAGGGGCAGTGCGCTGTCAGCATGCGCCCCCCTTACCGTCTGCTGGCGGTGGGGCGCTTTGCGCGCACCAAGGGTTTTCCCGACCTGCTCTCCGCCATGGCGCGCCTGCAAAGAGAAAACGTGCCTGTGAGCCTGACCCTCGTGGGCAACGGGCGCTGGCGGCTCAAGCTCATGGGTATGCGCGACCGGCTGGGCCTTAAAAATATCGTTCACATGCCCGGCTTTATCCCGCACGACCAGATCTGCGGCTACATGCTCGACCACGACATGCTCATCATGCCGAGCGTTGTTCATTCCAACGGCGATCGCGACGGCATCCCCAACGTGATCATGGAAGCCCTCTCGCATCGCATGCCCGTCATTGCCACAGACGTGTGCGGCATCTCCGAAGTTATCATCAACGGAGAAACCGGCCTGCTTACCCCGCAACGCAACCCGCGCGCCCTTGCTGATGCCGTGCGGCATATGGTTGAAGACCGGGAGCACGCAAGCCGCATGGCCGAGGCAGGCCGCGCCCGCGTTGAAAAAATGTTTGACCGGGAAAACAACATCACGGCCCTGCTGCGCCTTTATGTGGATGAAAGCCGTCATTACTGGAGCCATTCCGGCGGACAGACCGGAAGCTCCGCAGAGGACGACATCCCAGCCGCCATGAAAGCCGGAGCGGCAGGTCACGCATGA
- a CDS encoding glycosyl transferase family 1, producing the protein MSVKQPLYLAVSLDVEEEGLFGGRYARRGFSTRNTASLRALAPFCTMGVRPTLFCAHSVLADKTSHETLAWLRDEHHAEIGAHLHHWNTPPLALDGSEQTLPNMADSVPAAALSNDLFAAKLVALKEAGRAVQSAPLTSFRMGRWDLHRQHWPLLAAAGILCDASVRPLHCAPTPMQGPNHFDAPGTPYWVSVGDDRIFEVPLTVTPLVPQLPALLRSVSGPAGKKIRASLKNWGALALLPVYHPLWAMCAITKIFAARGGRVLSLTWHSSEMMPGGTPHLPDAAAVARFTRKVADWLNWLHRHYSVRCVTMDELRCELGPTAPTLLGKGDWTGGPATP; encoded by the coding sequence ATGAGCGTCAAACAGCCGCTCTATCTGGCCGTCAGTCTGGACGTTGAAGAAGAAGGCCTCTTTGGCGGACGCTACGCCCGTCGTGGCTTTTCCACGCGCAACACCGCCAGCTTGAGGGCCTTGGCCCCTTTCTGCACCATGGGCGTACGCCCCACCTTGTTCTGCGCCCACAGCGTGCTGGCGGATAAAACATCCCACGAGACCCTGGCATGGCTGCGTGACGAGCACCATGCGGAAATTGGCGCACATCTGCACCACTGGAACACGCCGCCTCTGGCACTGGACGGATCGGAGCAAACCCTGCCAAACATGGCCGACAGCGTACCCGCTGCAGCACTTTCCAACGATCTGTTCGCCGCCAAACTCGTTGCGCTTAAGGAGGCTGGCCGGGCTGTGCAGAGCGCGCCGCTCACTTCCTTCCGCATGGGCAGATGGGATCTGCACCGCCAGCACTGGCCTCTTCTGGCCGCCGCGGGCATTCTTTGCGATGCCTCTGTGCGGCCCCTGCACTGCGCCCCAACGCCAATGCAAGGCCCCAACCATTTTGACGCGCCAGGCACCCCATACTGGGTTTCGGTGGGAGACGACAGAATTTTTGAAGTTCCCCTCACAGTGACCCCTCTCGTTCCGCAGCTTCCGGCCCTGTTGCGCAGCGTGTCCGGCCCGGCTGGCAAAAAAATTCGCGCCAGCCTGAAAAACTGGGGAGCGCTGGCTCTGCTGCCAGTTTACCATCCCCTGTGGGCCATGTGCGCCATTACAAAAATTTTTGCGGCCCGTGGCGGACGGGTGCTTTCCCTGACCTGGCATTCATCAGAAATGATGCCCGGCGGCACGCCTCACCTGCCTGACGCCGCAGCTGTGGCGCGCTTCACGCGCAAAGTTGCCGACTGGCTCAACTGGCTGCACAGGCATTACAGTGTGCGGTGCGTGACCATGGACGAACTGCGCTGCGAGCTTGGGCCAACGGCCCCCACCTTGCTGGGCAAGGGTGACTGGACTGGCGGGCCTGCAACCCCATAG
- a CDS encoding glycosyltransferase family 4 protein has product MTETSTKASRPVFKTGLPHVAYVLLWYPLFTQPFIFREVEGLKGLLPLSVYSLYGPNLRHCSNEMRAVAGETRTYGMRALGRVLGECFRQIALHPLRSGRLFRKAIFRRWRSWETLGENLWAFCAGMYLGRLFSEAGIDMIYAPWPRGTATAAWVASQIAGLPFATAARGDNLEPADPDLGDKLTAAFFVRANNEADKTRIEVFAKGQAKGKVELIYNSLTLPPLPETDIPASVAAPKAQENAQTQQPMERPVRLLALGRFDVTKGFDVLIKACAILRDRGVDFRLTLAGGGGAVMGLGRMEAEILRLREELRLEDRVLLPGIISHNELPHILAEHDIFAAPCVVHESGRRDGIPNTVIEALAYGLPVVSTTVNALPEVVINGKTGLAVPPNDPEALADALQRLADDDALAQELARNGKQLAADMFDPTRNNRRLADIFIKHYTIWKQKCAV; this is encoded by the coding sequence ATGACGGAAACCAGCACCAAGGCCTCCCGCCCCGTATTCAAGACGGGCCTGCCGCACGTGGCCTATGTTCTGCTGTGGTATCCGCTGTTTACACAGCCCTTTATCTTCAGGGAAGTGGAAGGCCTCAAGGGGCTGCTGCCGCTTTCCGTCTACAGCCTGTACGGCCCCAACCTGCGCCACTGCTCCAACGAAATGCGGGCCGTGGCCGGAGAAACGCGCACCTACGGCATGCGCGCCCTGGGGCGTGTGCTGGGTGAATGCTTCCGGCAAATTGCGCTGCACCCTTTGCGTTCCGGACGCCTCTTCCGCAAGGCCATATTCCGCCGCTGGCGCAGCTGGGAAACCCTGGGTGAAAACCTTTGGGCATTCTGCGCCGGCATGTACCTGGGCCGCCTGTTCAGCGAGGCTGGCATAGACATGATCTACGCTCCATGGCCGCGCGGCACTGCCACAGCTGCCTGGGTTGCCTCGCAGATCGCCGGTTTGCCCTTTGCCACTGCCGCGCGCGGCGACAATCTGGAGCCCGCAGACCCTGACCTTGGCGACAAACTGACCGCAGCTTTCTTTGTGCGTGCCAACAACGAGGCGGACAAAACCCGCATCGAGGTTTTTGCCAAGGGGCAGGCCAAGGGCAAGGTGGAGCTGATCTACAACAGTCTTACCCTGCCGCCCTTGCCAGAAACTGATATTCCCGCAAGCGTCGCCGCACCCAAGGCACAGGAAAATGCCCAGACACAACAGCCCATGGAGCGCCCCGTGCGTCTTCTGGCTCTGGGGCGGTTTGACGTTACCAAGGGTTTTGACGTGCTGATCAAGGCCTGCGCCATCCTGCGCGACAGGGGCGTGGATTTCAGGCTTACCCTTGCAGGCGGCGGCGGCGCGGTTATGGGTCTTGGACGTATGGAAGCCGAGATATTGCGCCTGCGCGAGGAGCTGCGGCTTGAAGACCGTGTGCTGCTGCCGGGCATTATTTCGCACAACGAACTGCCGCACATCCTGGCCGAGCACGACATTTTTGCAGCGCCCTGCGTGGTGCACGAATCTGGCCGCCGCGACGGCATTCCCAACACGGTTATTGAAGCCTTGGCCTACGGCCTGCCCGTGGTGAGCACCACGGTCAACGCCCTGCCCGAAGTGGTGATCAACGGCAAAACCGGCCTTGCCGTGCCGCCCAACGATCCCGAGGCTCTGGCCGATGCCCTGCAACGCCTTGCCGATGACGACGCTCTGGCTCAGGAACTGGCGCGCAACGGCAAACAGCTTGCGGCGGATATGTTTGACCCCACCCGCAACAATCGGCGTCTGGCAGATATTTTCATCAAACACTACACGATCTGGAAGCAAAAATGTGCGGTATAG
- the asnB gene encoding asparagine synthase (glutamine-hydrolyzing), which yields MCGIAGTCQVDASPLTPEAGQWVKAMTDRMSHRGPDGEGQWSSGPVCLGHRRLSIIDLSGGGQPMHSADGQMTVTFNGEIYNYAELKEQLTALGGQFQTSSDTEVILEGYRIWGPDCLARFDGMFAFALWDNQQRRLFCARDRFGKKPFFYTVQHGRLYFASELTGIEQLRHLSLTMNPQAVMRYLAYEYVPTPHSVYTEVQSLPPSHMLLLQDGNLSISRYWDMPMPDESDRRSDNELCEELRFLLSRAVRRRMVSDVPLGVFLSGGIDSSIVAGLMARQSSTAIKTFSIGFSEASYDESRYARIVAKAFATDHHERVLSAEECADTLPGIISRMDVPMADASVAPTWLLSGVTREKVTVALGGDGADELWAGYEHYIGFKVAQWYNAAPSALRKGIIEPLAQLLPSSAGYINPRLAVATFLRAAHAPAWQRVQTMLTAFTPDMQESILDSAFKAQQPGFLAPEVLFAPTREHYDHWQPQNAATPLARAFHVYARQFMLDDILVKVDRCSMLHSLEVRAPFLDKDAAEFAARLPVGRKLHGFKRKWLLKKAFAELLPDEILYRNKRGFQIPVAQWLRGRMRPLMEDLLSESTLKAQGIFNHQAVRALMDEHVSGRADLRKPLWTLLVFQLWWRARHP from the coding sequence ATGTGCGGTATAGCGGGCACTTGCCAAGTTGACGCCTCGCCTCTCACTCCCGAAGCCGGGCAGTGGGTCAAGGCCATGACCGATCGCATGTCCCATCGCGGACCCGACGGTGAAGGACAGTGGAGCAGCGGCCCGGTCTGCCTTGGACACAGGCGGCTCTCCATCATCGACCTTTCCGGCGGCGGCCAGCCCATGCACAGCGCCGATGGCCAGATGACCGTCACCTTCAACGGTGAAATATACAATTATGCCGAGCTTAAGGAACAGTTGACCGCCCTTGGCGGGCAATTTCAGACCAGCTCCGACACGGAAGTCATTCTTGAAGGCTACCGCATTTGGGGGCCGGACTGTCTGGCCCGCTTTGACGGCATGTTTGCCTTTGCCCTGTGGGACAACCAGCAGCGCCGTCTGTTCTGCGCCCGCGACCGCTTTGGCAAAAAGCCCTTTTTCTATACCGTGCAGCACGGTAGGCTGTATTTTGCCTCCGAGCTGACCGGGATTGAACAGTTGCGCCATCTGAGCCTGACTATGAACCCGCAGGCCGTTATGCGCTATCTGGCCTACGAATATGTGCCCACGCCGCACAGCGTTTACACAGAGGTGCAGAGCCTGCCGCCTTCGCACATGTTGCTGCTGCAGGACGGCAACCTGAGCATTTCCCGCTACTGGGATATGCCCATGCCCGATGAATCCGACAGGCGCAGCGACAATGAGCTTTGCGAAGAACTGCGCTTTCTGCTCTCGCGGGCGGTGCGCCGCCGCATGGTCAGTGATGTGCCGCTGGGCGTCTTTCTTTCCGGCGGCATTGATTCTTCCATTGTGGCGGGGCTCATGGCCCGCCAGTCTTCCACGGCCATCAAGACATTTTCCATCGGTTTCAGCGAGGCCAGCTACGATGAGTCGCGCTATGCCCGCATCGTGGCCAAGGCCTTCGCCACCGACCACCATGAACGCGTGCTTTCCGCCGAAGAATGCGCGGATACACTGCCCGGCATCATCAGCCGCATGGACGTGCCCATGGCGGATGCGTCCGTTGCCCCCACATGGCTGCTTTCCGGCGTCACGCGCGAAAAGGTCACCGTGGCTCTTGGCGGCGACGGCGCGGACGAACTGTGGGCGGGGTACGAACACTATATCGGCTTCAAGGTTGCCCAGTGGTACAATGCAGCCCCCTCTGCGCTGCGCAAAGGCATCATAGAACCGCTCGCGCAATTGCTGCCCTCCTCTGCGGGGTACATCAACCCCCGCCTGGCCGTTGCCACATTCCTGCGGGCGGCGCACGCCCCGGCATGGCAGCGGGTGCAGACCATGCTCACGGCCTTTACGCCCGACATGCAGGAATCCATTCTGGACAGCGCTTTCAAGGCGCAACAGCCCGGCTTTCTGGCTCCCGAAGTTCTCTTTGCCCCCACGCGCGAACACTATGACCACTGGCAGCCGCAAAACGCCGCCACGCCGCTTGCCCGCGCTTTCCACGTATACGCCCGCCAGTTCATGCTTGATGATATTCTGGTCAAGGTTGACCGCTGCTCCATGCTGCACAGCCTGGAGGTTCGCGCGCCGTTCCTAGACAAGGACGCGGCGGAATTTGCAGCCCGCCTGCCTGTGGGCAGGAAGCTGCACGGCTTCAAGCGCAAGTGGCTGCTCAAAAAGGCTTTTGCCGAGCTGCTGCCGGATGAAATCCTGTACCGCAACAAACGCGGCTTCCAGATTCCTGTGGCACAGTGGTTGCGTGGCCGCATGCGGCCCCTCATGGAAGACCTGCTGAGCGAATCCACCCTGAAGGCGCAGGGCATATTCAACCATCAGGCGGTTCGCGCCCTCATGGACGAGCATGTCTCCGGCAGGGCCGACCTGCGCAAGCCCCTCTGGACGCTGCTGGTCTTCCAGCTGTGGTGGAGGGCTCGCCATCCCTGA
- a CDS encoding zinc metalloprotease HtpX translates to MTSQIKTVLLLALLSAIIIMLGGLMGGRTGVIFAFGLALIMNVGSYWYSDKIVLSMYRARELAPEEAPYLHKIVEELSRNAGIPKPRICVVPEEAPNAFATGRNPENAVVAVTDGIMRLLSPEELRGVLAHEIGHIVNRDILIQTIAGVMGSAIVTLANIFQFTAIFGGNRDEEGGGTNPIAAIALALLAPMAAGLIQMAISRSREYLADDTGAALCGQPLALAGALNKLGMASGQIPMQEGNPSTEQMFIVTPMYAHGGMASLFSTHPPLEERIRRLREMAASGR, encoded by the coding sequence ATGACCAGCCAGATCAAGACTGTTCTTCTGCTCGCCCTGCTTTCCGCCATTATAATCATGCTTGGCGGCCTGATGGGCGGGCGCACAGGCGTTATCTTTGCCTTTGGCCTAGCCCTGATCATGAACGTGGGCAGCTACTGGTATTCTGACAAGATAGTGCTTTCCATGTACCGCGCGCGCGAGCTTGCGCCGGAAGAAGCCCCCTATCTGCACAAAATTGTGGAAGAACTTTCCCGCAACGCGGGTATTCCCAAGCCGCGCATCTGCGTGGTGCCTGAAGAAGCACCCAATGCTTTTGCCACGGGCCGCAACCCGGAGAATGCTGTTGTTGCCGTCACGGACGGCATCATGCGCCTGCTCTCGCCCGAAGAACTGCGCGGTGTGCTGGCGCACGAAATCGGGCACATCGTCAACCGCGACATTCTTATTCAGACCATTGCGGGCGTTATGGGTTCCGCCATTGTGACCCTTGCCAATATCTTTCAGTTTACGGCTATTTTTGGCGGCAACCGCGATGAAGAAGGCGGCGGAACCAACCCCATTGCCGCCATAGCTCTGGCCCTGCTGGCGCCCATGGCTGCCGGGCTTATCCAGATGGCGATTTCACGCTCGCGCGAGTATCTGGCGGACGACACGGGCGCCGCGCTTTGCGGTCAGCCCCTGGCCCTTGCCGGGGCGCTGAACAAGCTGGGCATGGCAAGCGGCCAGATCCCCATGCAGGAAGGCAACCCCAGCACGGAACAGATGTTCATTGTGACCCCCATGTACGCTCATGGCGGCATGGCAAGCCTCTTCAGCACCCATCCGCCCCTGGAAGAGCGCATTCGCCGTCTGCGCGAAATGGCCGCTTCGGGGCGCTGA
- a CDS encoding DVU_2496 family lipoprotein, whose amino-acid sequence MMHVRLVCAALLSLALMACTKAQPTQDTAPIPPVEPCPFVYVYAPGNYIVDIASGSEVILDPGVQEFDLFCSPGEARAAVNEAVRLGVLTEGDWRIYRLEGSMEEIGQRQRNNQHTLTRMTQIVDWVAEGF is encoded by the coding sequence ATGATGCACGTACGCCTTGTTTGCGCCGCCCTGTTGAGCCTTGCGCTGATGGCCTGTACCAAGGCGCAGCCAACGCAGGATACTGCGCCCATTCCCCCGGTTGAGCCTTGCCCATTTGTGTACGTCTACGCCCCTGGCAACTACATTGTAGATATTGCCAGCGGCTCGGAAGTGATTCTTGACCCCGGCGTACAGGAGTTTGATCTTTTCTGCTCACCTGGCGAAGCACGGGCGGCTGTTAATGAAGCAGTGCGGCTCGGTGTTCTGACCGAGGGCGACTGGCGCATCTACCGGCTTGAAGGCTCTATGGAAGAGATCGGCCAACGGCAGCGCAACAACCAGCATACCCTCACCCGCATGACTCAGATTGTGGACTGGGTGGCTGAAGGTTTCTAA
- a CDS encoding class I SAM-dependent methyltransferase: MEEEFFERRYLESVDACPVCGSRQSQVVYEAGEGVMAQKCACGGYYCDHRLNSEGLSAYWQDYQNREHSAVEEECALRQRMYAVDYAYIAQFLKPGARVLDVGCADGLFLDWFAAAGHECSGVEFGHEAALKAAQRYPVREGYFPDLDLAPGYDLIIFRGVLQYVHAPRSFFSKAASLLAPGGHVYVTAQPNMEAFCHQVYRNKFRFSLTPCDCVGYTPQSLAAEFAAQGCVTAGQTFFYEETPYADPPRDVQTLYKAIEARNRGDEPEGMSPPFWGNMMTMVFRKN, encoded by the coding sequence ATGGAAGAAGAGTTTTTTGAACGGCGCTATCTGGAAAGTGTTGACGCCTGTCCTGTCTGTGGCAGCAGACAGAGTCAGGTAGTCTATGAGGCTGGCGAGGGAGTAATGGCGCAAAAGTGCGCTTGCGGCGGGTACTACTGCGACCATCGACTTAACTCAGAGGGTTTGTCAGCCTACTGGCAGGACTATCAAAACCGTGAACATAGTGCAGTGGAAGAGGAGTGCGCCCTGCGGCAGCGCATGTATGCGGTGGACTATGCGTATATTGCGCAATTTCTGAAACCCGGGGCCAGGGTGCTGGATGTGGGCTGTGCGGATGGCCTGTTTCTGGACTGGTTTGCCGCTGCCGGGCACGAGTGCAGCGGGGTGGAATTTGGCCATGAAGCGGCTTTGAAGGCTGCGCAGCGGTATCCTGTCCGGGAGGGATATTTTCCAGATCTGGACTTAGCCCCCGGTTACGATCTGATTATTTTTCGCGGCGTATTGCAGTATGTGCATGCGCCGCGCAGCTTTTTCAGCAAGGCGGCTTCCCTGCTTGCACCTGGCGGCCATGTGTACGTGACCGCGCAGCCCAACATGGAAGCGTTTTGCCATCAGGTCTACCGCAACAAATTCCGCTTCAGTTTGACCCCGTGTGATTGCGTGGGCTACACGCCGCAGTCGCTGGCGGCAGAATTTGCTGCGCAGGGTTGCGTCACGGCCGGGCAGACCTTCTTTTATGAAGAAACCCCATACGCAGACCCGCCCAGAGACGTTCAGACGTTGTACAAGGCCATTGAAGCCAGAAATAGGGGGGATGAACCGGAAGGGATGTCGCCGCCGTTCTGGGGCAATATGATGACCATGGTGTTTCGCAAAAACTGA
- the argJ gene encoding bifunctional glutamate N-acetyltransferase/amino-acid acetyltransferase ArgJ has product MQDDLPKGFRAGAAAANFKKAGRDDLGIIVSDTTAVLAGMFTQNLFKAAPVLVCQEILASRGTARAVLANSGQANACTGAEGLANCRATQAMVAGLTGLEADEILPLSTGVVGAHLKMDLWLDAVPKLVSNIGTRDAEGFTRAFMTTDAFPKFSMREVTLAGGTARLTVMAKGAGMICPNMATMLCVALTDAKVARDPWQAMFGRAVEKTFNRVSVDGDTSTNDTILGLANGASGVAAESAADLALLEEALTDILGTVSHMLVMDGEGASKVIHITVTGAASDDDARTVARSVGHSQLVKTAIYGGDANWGRIVTAVGYSGAKFDPSRVSMKLCGIERFRLGCPVNEDKEDALAELLKAKDVQVEIDLGGGSGFYNFQASDLGHEYVTLNSDYRS; this is encoded by the coding sequence ATGCAGGACGATCTGCCAAAGGGTTTCAGGGCTGGGGCTGCGGCTGCCAATTTCAAAAAGGCTGGCCGGGACGACCTTGGCATTATAGTTTCAGACACAACCGCCGTGCTGGCGGGCATGTTCACCCAAAACCTGTTCAAAGCCGCCCCTGTGCTGGTGTGTCAGGAGATACTGGCAAGCCGGGGCACCGCCCGCGCTGTTCTGGCTAATTCCGGTCAGGCCAACGCCTGCACCGGCGCTGAGGGCCTTGCCAACTGCCGCGCCACGCAGGCTATGGTGGCTGGCCTTACCGGGCTTGAGGCCGATGAAATATTGCCCCTTTCTACAGGCGTTGTGGGCGCGCATCTCAAGATGGATTTGTGGCTTGATGCAGTGCCCAAACTGGTCAGCAATATAGGCACCCGAGATGCGGAGGGCTTTACACGAGCCTTTATGACCACGGATGCCTTTCCCAAATTTTCCATGCGCGAGGTTACGCTCGCAGGCGGCACTGCGCGCCTTACCGTGATGGCCAAGGGCGCGGGCATGATCTGCCCTAACATGGCAACCATGCTCTGCGTGGCGCTTACTGACGCCAAGGTGGCGCGCGATCCCTGGCAGGCCATGTTTGGCCGTGCCGTGGAGAAAACCTTCAACCGCGTGAGCGTTGACGGCGATACCTCCACCAACGACACCATCCTGGGCCTTGCCAACGGCGCGTCTGGCGTTGCTGCTGAAAGTGCGGCAGATCTGGCGCTGCTGGAAGAAGCACTTACCGATATCCTTGGCACTGTGTCGCATATGCTGGTTATGGATGGCGAAGGAGCCAGCAAGGTTATCCACATCACCGTGACGGGCGCCGCCAGCGATGACGATGCCCGCACTGTGGCGCGCAGCGTGGGGCATTCACAGCTGGTAAAGACCGCCATTTACGGCGGCGATGCCAACTGGGGCCGCATAGTGACGGCTGTTGGCTACAGCGGCGCAAAGTTTGACCCCTCCAGGGTCAGCATGAAACTGTGCGGCATTGAGCGCTTCCGTCTGGGCTGCCCTGTCAATGAAGACAAGGAAGACGCCCTGGCCGAACTGCTCAAGGCCAAGGACGTACAGGTGGAGATCGATCTGGGCGGCGGTTCCGGTTTCTACAATTTCCAGGCTTCCGACCTTGGTCATGAATACGTGACCCTGAACTCTGACTACCGTTCATAA